A single window of Oncorhynchus keta strain PuntledgeMale-10-30-2019 chromosome 34, Oket_V2, whole genome shotgun sequence DNA harbors:
- the LOC118367243 gene encoding glucocorticoid modulatory element-binding protein 1-like isoform X2 produces the protein MASAEITVSSRNIVMVKEEEEEGEHCESRKTQVILHLQPIIQGAKEDADTGSTVLAIETHHDNLAEGEEVEYGYPITCGESKAVLLFKKFVCPGINIRCVKFNDQLISPKQFVHVAGKATLKDWKRAIRLGGVMLRKMMDSGQIDFYQHDTVCTNTCRSTKFDVLINSTRFLPGRAMQPPPSPLPIDGGHAAVSDDRIEEKAYTTVEWSPGPAPPITSTANGHVKRKRGDIIPDGSLSFWRGIADVGLMGEVLSSFRTELVAMLRGVEVRSEKAILQEADAVVLNSLSEMFGLLDSVRRVLDLRRSETGDNQQQVHNALNVLEDQLEDQRKLRQDEPPPSPGHLYMGSFSKDTPSKCPRLHPSSSSTIQPQYQTTQSSIVLSPITTSSVGQPLNVAGLPVATLAQLPTGSQLFTHYTTGNTSAEKRGSAMSVALHAASRVTVLNTTTESWVGTPLQALHLTQKKEQDSGDKESQRLGEERIVLVQQGVLLDTPGIQTHFDGNSGGSIRDGGRGGGAGAGEGQESEGTEGRVA, from the exons ATGGCGAGTGCTGAGATCACAGTGTCCTCAAGAAACATAGTGatggtgaaggaagaggaggaggaaggggagcaCTGTGAGAGCCGCAAGACTCAGGTCATCCTCCATCTGCAGCCCATCATACAGGG GGCAAAGGAGGACGCTGACACTGGCTCTACTGTTCTCGCCATAGAGACGCATCATG ACAATCTTGCGGAGGGTGAGGAGGTTGAGTATGGATACCCCATCACCTGTGGCGAGAGCAAAGCTGTCCTCCTGTTTAAGAAGTTTGTCTGTCCTGGCATCAACATCAGATGTGTCAAG TTCAATGACCAGCTGATCAGCCCCAAGCAGTTTGTTCACGTGGCAGGGAAAGCCACTCTGAAGGACTGGAAGAGGGCCATCCGACTGGGAGGGGTGATGCTCAG GAAAATGATGGACTCAGGTCAGATTGACTTCTACCAGCATGACACAGTGTGCACCAACACCTGCCGCAGCACCAAGTTTGACGTGTTGATCAACAGCACCCGCTTCCTTCCGGGCAGAGCCATGCAGCCCCCCCCTTCTCCTCTGCCAA TAGATGGAGGCCATGCTGCAGTGTCAGATGACAGGATAGAGGAGAAGGCCTACACTACAGTGGAGTGGAGCCCTGGGCCAGCTCCTCCCATCACCAGCACAGCCAATGGACATGTCAAGAGGAAAAGGGGTGACATCATCCCTG ATGGCAGTCTAAGCTTTTGGAGAGGCATAGCAGACGTTGGCCTGATGGGGGAGGTGTTATCCAGTTTCCGCACAGAACTAGTGGCCATGTTGAGAGGAGTGGAAGTCCGCAGTGAGAAGGCCATTTTGCAAGAAGCCG ATGCTGTTGTGCTGAACTCCCTTTCTGAGATGTTTGGGTTGCTGGACTCAGTGAGGAGGGTTCTGGACCTGAGACGCAGTGAGACTGGTGACAACCAGCAGCAGGTCCACAATGCTCTTAATG TACTGGAGGACCAGTTGGAGGACCAGAGGAAGCTGAGGCAGGATGAGCCCCCACCCAGCCCTGGTCACCTCTACATGGGCAGCTTCTCCAAGGACACCCCCTCAAAGTGCCCGCGGCTGCATCCCTCTAGCTCTTCCACCATCCAGCCTCAGTACCAGACCACACAATCGTCCATCGTCTTATCTCCCATTACCACATCCTCAGTGGGTCAGCCTCTCAATGTGGCCGGCTTGCCTGTGGCCACACTGGCCCAACTCCCCACTGGCTCCCAGCTCTTCACCCACTACACCACTGGCAACACCTCTGCAGAAAAGAGAGGCAGCGCCATGTCTGTGGCTCTCCATGCAGCCTCCAGGGTGACTGTGCTCAACACAACCACAGAGTCATGGGTGGGGACCCCTCTACAGGCGCTTCATCTAACCCAGAAGAAGGAGCAGGACTCTGGGGACAAGGAGAGCCAGagactgggggaggagaggatagtaCTTGTGCAGCAGGGGGTACTACTGGACACTCCAGGGATTCAGACACACTTTGATGGGAACAGTGGGGGCTCAatcagagatggaggaagagggggaggagcaggagcaggggAGGGACAGGAGAGTGAAGGTACAGAAGGAAGGGTTGCATAA
- the LOC118367243 gene encoding glucocorticoid modulatory element-binding protein 1-like isoform X1 codes for MASAEITVSSRNIVMVKEEEEEGEHCESRKTQVILHLQPIIQGAKEDADTGSTVLAIETHHEDNLAEGEEVEYGYPITCGESKAVLLFKKFVCPGINIRCVKFNDQLISPKQFVHVAGKATLKDWKRAIRLGGVMLRKMMDSGQIDFYQHDTVCTNTCRSTKFDVLINSTRFLPGRAMQPPPSPLPIDGGHAAVSDDRIEEKAYTTVEWSPGPAPPITSTANGHVKRKRGDIIPDGSLSFWRGIADVGLMGEVLSSFRTELVAMLRGVEVRSEKAILQEADAVVLNSLSEMFGLLDSVRRVLDLRRSETGDNQQQVHNALNVLEDQLEDQRKLRQDEPPPSPGHLYMGSFSKDTPSKCPRLHPSSSSTIQPQYQTTQSSIVLSPITTSSVGQPLNVAGLPVATLAQLPTGSQLFTHYTTGNTSAEKRGSAMSVALHAASRVTVLNTTTESWVGTPLQALHLTQKKEQDSGDKESQRLGEERIVLVQQGVLLDTPGIQTHFDGNSGGSIRDGGRGGGAGAGEGQESEGTEGRVA; via the exons ATGGCGAGTGCTGAGATCACAGTGTCCTCAAGAAACATAGTGatggtgaaggaagaggaggaggaaggggagcaCTGTGAGAGCCGCAAGACTCAGGTCATCCTCCATCTGCAGCCCATCATACAGGG GGCAAAGGAGGACGCTGACACTGGCTCTACTGTTCTCGCCATAGAGACGCATCATG AAGACAATCTTGCGGAGGGTGAGGAGGTTGAGTATGGATACCCCATCACCTGTGGCGAGAGCAAAGCTGTCCTCCTGTTTAAGAAGTTTGTCTGTCCTGGCATCAACATCAGATGTGTCAAG TTCAATGACCAGCTGATCAGCCCCAAGCAGTTTGTTCACGTGGCAGGGAAAGCCACTCTGAAGGACTGGAAGAGGGCCATCCGACTGGGAGGGGTGATGCTCAG GAAAATGATGGACTCAGGTCAGATTGACTTCTACCAGCATGACACAGTGTGCACCAACACCTGCCGCAGCACCAAGTTTGACGTGTTGATCAACAGCACCCGCTTCCTTCCGGGCAGAGCCATGCAGCCCCCCCCTTCTCCTCTGCCAA TAGATGGAGGCCATGCTGCAGTGTCAGATGACAGGATAGAGGAGAAGGCCTACACTACAGTGGAGTGGAGCCCTGGGCCAGCTCCTCCCATCACCAGCACAGCCAATGGACATGTCAAGAGGAAAAGGGGTGACATCATCCCTG ATGGCAGTCTAAGCTTTTGGAGAGGCATAGCAGACGTTGGCCTGATGGGGGAGGTGTTATCCAGTTTCCGCACAGAACTAGTGGCCATGTTGAGAGGAGTGGAAGTCCGCAGTGAGAAGGCCATTTTGCAAGAAGCCG ATGCTGTTGTGCTGAACTCCCTTTCTGAGATGTTTGGGTTGCTGGACTCAGTGAGGAGGGTTCTGGACCTGAGACGCAGTGAGACTGGTGACAACCAGCAGCAGGTCCACAATGCTCTTAATG TACTGGAGGACCAGTTGGAGGACCAGAGGAAGCTGAGGCAGGATGAGCCCCCACCCAGCCCTGGTCACCTCTACATGGGCAGCTTCTCCAAGGACACCCCCTCAAAGTGCCCGCGGCTGCATCCCTCTAGCTCTTCCACCATCCAGCCTCAGTACCAGACCACACAATCGTCCATCGTCTTATCTCCCATTACCACATCCTCAGTGGGTCAGCCTCTCAATGTGGCCGGCTTGCCTGTGGCCACACTGGCCCAACTCCCCACTGGCTCCCAGCTCTTCACCCACTACACCACTGGCAACACCTCTGCAGAAAAGAGAGGCAGCGCCATGTCTGTGGCTCTCCATGCAGCCTCCAGGGTGACTGTGCTCAACACAACCACAGAGTCATGGGTGGGGACCCCTCTACAGGCGCTTCATCTAACCCAGAAGAAGGAGCAGGACTCTGGGGACAAGGAGAGCCAGagactgggggaggagaggatagtaCTTGTGCAGCAGGGGGTACTACTGGACACTCCAGGGATTCAGACACACTTTGATGGGAACAGTGGGGGCTCAatcagagatggaggaagagggggaggagcaggagcaggggAGGGACAGGAGAGTGAAGGTACAGAAGGAAGGGTTGCATAA